A single Chanos chanos chromosome 8, fChaCha1.1, whole genome shotgun sequence DNA region contains:
- the slc44a2 gene encoding choline transporter-like protein 2 isoform X1 yields MEVEEKNPDSKYGDPRKFDPTFKGPIHNRGCTDILCCILFILALLGYFVVGILAWSQGDPRKVIYPTDSRGQFCGQAGTPLENKPLLFYFNIMKCASPLVLLEFQCPTTQICVESCPNKYITLLKALKSKEDRDYYKQFCKADKDISTMKAPEILRERLCPAILIPSRPFTRRCLPALETRKGVVVVGNETTFMDDSDGDRINATDLLEATKKSNMVVEARQVAMKIFEDYTQSWHWILLGLVTAMVVSLIFIVLLRFLAGVMIWVMILMVIGVIGYGIFHCYMQYAEMKGVPGSDVTIRDLGLQTDFSVYLQIQQTWLAFVIILSIVEVVILILLIFLRKRILIAIALIKEASRAVGHVMSSLVYPLFTFALLFLVIAYWAITAVFLSTSNEPIYKVFNNTVSCEHAGSTCNPETFNSSNVSAQCPDAECRFVSYGGETYYHKYLILFQFYNLFLFFWCANFVTALGQVTLSGAFASYYWAYKKPDDIPAYPIFSSLGRALRYHTGSLAFGSLILAIVQVIRVILEYLDQKLKGAQNKFAKFLLSCLKCCFWCLEKFIKFLNRNAYIMVAIYGKNFCTSARDAFFLLMRNIIRVAVLDKVTDFLLFLGKLLIVGIVGICSFFFFSGKIKAFADTAPTLNYYWVPILTVVIGSYLIAHGFFSVYAMCVDTLFLCFCEDLERNDGSSERPYFMSPELHEILSKQKPAEETDQAATATPQPQSEEEVPLQENGEIQLKQQDVLKVENEEVQPLNQETRLEEPPQTSPQETETKEEKPEEPTEQEPEPPQETPQQNGPHEVNSEEKEPVEAQVQEEEPGQPEPEEHKPQENGPQENETPLTPQE; encoded by the exons ATGGAGGTGGAAGAGAAAAACCCTGATTCCAAATATG GTGACCCGAGGAAGTTTGATCCTACTTTTAAGGGGCCCATCCACAACAG GGGCTGCACAGACATCCTCTGTTGTATCCTCTTCATCTTGGCCTTGCTGGGCTACTTTGTTGTGGGTATTCTGG CATGGTCCCAGGGGGACCCTCGGAAGGTAATCTACCCCACAGACAGCAGGGGTCAGTTCTGTGGACAGGCAGGGACTCCTCTAGA GAACAAGCCTCTTCTCTTTTACTTTAACATCATGAAGTGTGCCAGTCCTCTGGTTCTGCTGGAGTTCCAGTGTCCTACCACACAG ATTTGTGTGGAGAGCTGCCccaacaaatacatcacactgcTAAAGGCCCTCAAGAGCAAAGAAGATAGGGATTATTACAAGCAGTTCTGCAAGGCGGACAAGGACATTTCCACGATG aaAGCTCCTGAAATCCTGAGAGAAAGGTTATGTCCAGCGATACTTATTCCAAGCAGGCCAT TCACGCGCCGTTGCCTCCCAGCCCTCGAGACTCGGAAGGGCGTTGTGGTGGTGGGTAACGAGACCACCTTCATGGATGATTCGGATGGAGACAGAATAAACGCCACTGATCTACTGGAGGCAACAAA GAAATCCAACATGGTTGTGGAGGCACGACAGGTTGCCATGAAGATCTTTGAAGACTACACGCAGTCTTGGCACTGGATCCTTCT GGGTCTGGTGACGGCGATGGTGGTCAGCCTGATCTTCATCGTTCTCCTGCGTTTTCTGGCCGGGGTCATGATCTGGGTCATGATTTTGATGGTCATCGGCGTGATCGGATACG GGATCTTCCACTGTTACATGCAGTACGCTGAGATGAAGGGTGTGCCGGGATCAGATGTCACCATCCGTGACCTGGGCCTCCAGACGGACTTCTCTGTGTACCTGCAGATCCAGCAGACTTGGCTGGCATTTG TGATTATTCTGAGCATCGTGGAGGTAGTCATCCTCATCCTACTCATCTTCCTCAGGAAGAGGATCCTTATTGCCATCGCTCTCATCAAAGAAGCTAGCAG GGCCGTTGGTCACGTGATGTCATCGCTGGTCTACCCTCTCTTCACCTTTGCCCTCCTGTTCCTGGTCATTGCCTACTGGGCCATCACTGCAGT CTTTTTGTCCACCTCTAACGAGCCAATCTATAAAGTGTTCAATAACACGGTGTCTTGTGAACACGCTGGAAGCACTTGCAACCCCGAG aCATTCAACAGCAGCAATGTGTCTGCTCAGTGTCCGGATGCAGAGTGCCGGTTTGTTTCCTACGGAGGAGAGACTTACTATCACAAATATCTCATCCTGTTCCAGTTTTACaaccttttcctctttttctggtGCGCCAACTTTGTGACCGCGCTGGGGCAGGTCACCCTGTCGGGGGCTTTTGCCTCTTACTACTGGGCCTACAAAAAACCTGACGACATCCCCGCCTACCCCATCTTCTCCTCACTCGGACGAGCGCTCAG GTACCACACCGGCTCCCTGGCGTTCGGCTCTCTCATCCTCGCCATCGTCCAGGTCATCAGGGTCATCCTCGAGTATCTGGATCAGAAACTTAAAG GTGCCCAAAATAAGTTTGCCAAGTTTCTGCTCAGCTGCCTGAAGTGCTGTTTCTGGTGTTTGGAGAAGTTCATCAAGTTCTTGAACAGAAACGCTTACATtatg GTGGCGATTTACGGCAAAAACTTCTGCACGTCGGCCAGGGACGCTTTCTTCCTCCTGATGAGGAATATTATCCG GGTCGCAGTCTTGGACAAAGTGACGgatttcctcctctttctgggCAAGCTGCTCATTGTCGGAATAGTGG GAAtctgttcctttttcttcttctctgggAAGATTAAAGCTTTTGCAGACACAGCTCCAACTCTCAACTATTACTGGGTTCCCATTTTG ACGGTAGTGATTGGTTCATATCTCATAGCCCACGGTTTCTTCAGTGTTTACGCCATGTGTGTGgacactctcttcctctgtttct GTGAGGATTTGGAGCGCAACGATGGCTCCTCTGAGAGGCCGTATTTCATGTCTCCGGAACTTCATGAGATTCTCTCAAAACAAAAGCCCGCAGAAGAGACAGACCAAGCCGCGACAGCTACACCGCAACCTCAGTCGGAGGAGGAGGTTCCTCTCCAAGAAAACGGAGAGATACAGCTTAAACAGCAAGACGTGTTAAAAGTGGAGAACGAGGAGGTGCAGCCGTTGAACCAGGAGACGCGTCTGGAGGAACCTCCTCAGACGTCTCCTCAGGAGACGGAGACGAAAGAGGAAAAGCCCGAAGAGCCGACGGAGCAAGAACCTGAACCTCCGCAAGAAACCCCGCAACAGAACGGACCTCACGAGGTGAACTCTGAAGAAAAGGAACCGGTGGAAGCGCAAGTACAGGAGGAGGAACCAGGACAACCTGAGCCTGAAGAACACAAGCCTCAAGAAAACGGACCTCAAGAGAACGAGACTCCGTTAACCCCCCAGGAGTAA
- the slc44a2 gene encoding choline transporter-like protein 2 isoform X2, whose translation MEVEEKNPDSKYGDPRKFDPTFKGPIHNRGCTDILCCILFILALLGYFVVGILAWSQGDPRKVIYPTDSRGQFCGQAGTPLENKPLLFYFNIMKCASPLVLLEFQCPTTQICVESCPNKYITLLKALKSKEDRDYYKQFCKADKDISTMKAPEILRERLCPAILIPSRPFTRRCLPALETRKGVVVVGNETTFMDDSDGDRINATDLLEATKKSNMVVEARQVAMKIFEDYTQSWHWILLGLVTAMVVSLIFIVLLRFLAGVMIWVMILMVIGVIGYGIFHCYMQYAEMKGVPGSDVTIRDLGLQTDFSVYLQIQQTWLAFVIILSIVEVVILILLIFLRKRILIAIALIKEASRAVGHVMSSLVYPLFTFALLFLVIAYWAITAVFLSTSNEPIYKVFNNTVSCEHAGSTCNPETFNSSNVSAQCPDAECRFVSYGGETYYHKYLILFQFYNLFLFFWCANFVTALGQVTLSGAFASYYWAYKKPDDIPAYPIFSSLGRALRYHTGSLAFGSLILAIVQVIRVILEYLDQKLKGAQNKFAKFLLSCLKCCFWCLEKFIKFLNRNAYIMVAIYGKNFCTSARDAFFLLMRNIIRVAVLDKVTDFLLFLGKLLIVGIVGICSFFFFSGKIKAFADTAPTLNYYWVPILTVVIGSYLIAHGFFSVYAMCVDTLFLCFLEDLERNDGSAERPYFMSENLLQILDKSKTNNKTVT comes from the exons ATGGAGGTGGAAGAGAAAAACCCTGATTCCAAATATG GTGACCCGAGGAAGTTTGATCCTACTTTTAAGGGGCCCATCCACAACAG GGGCTGCACAGACATCCTCTGTTGTATCCTCTTCATCTTGGCCTTGCTGGGCTACTTTGTTGTGGGTATTCTGG CATGGTCCCAGGGGGACCCTCGGAAGGTAATCTACCCCACAGACAGCAGGGGTCAGTTCTGTGGACAGGCAGGGACTCCTCTAGA GAACAAGCCTCTTCTCTTTTACTTTAACATCATGAAGTGTGCCAGTCCTCTGGTTCTGCTGGAGTTCCAGTGTCCTACCACACAG ATTTGTGTGGAGAGCTGCCccaacaaatacatcacactgcTAAAGGCCCTCAAGAGCAAAGAAGATAGGGATTATTACAAGCAGTTCTGCAAGGCGGACAAGGACATTTCCACGATG aaAGCTCCTGAAATCCTGAGAGAAAGGTTATGTCCAGCGATACTTATTCCAAGCAGGCCAT TCACGCGCCGTTGCCTCCCAGCCCTCGAGACTCGGAAGGGCGTTGTGGTGGTGGGTAACGAGACCACCTTCATGGATGATTCGGATGGAGACAGAATAAACGCCACTGATCTACTGGAGGCAACAAA GAAATCCAACATGGTTGTGGAGGCACGACAGGTTGCCATGAAGATCTTTGAAGACTACACGCAGTCTTGGCACTGGATCCTTCT GGGTCTGGTGACGGCGATGGTGGTCAGCCTGATCTTCATCGTTCTCCTGCGTTTTCTGGCCGGGGTCATGATCTGGGTCATGATTTTGATGGTCATCGGCGTGATCGGATACG GGATCTTCCACTGTTACATGCAGTACGCTGAGATGAAGGGTGTGCCGGGATCAGATGTCACCATCCGTGACCTGGGCCTCCAGACGGACTTCTCTGTGTACCTGCAGATCCAGCAGACTTGGCTGGCATTTG TGATTATTCTGAGCATCGTGGAGGTAGTCATCCTCATCCTACTCATCTTCCTCAGGAAGAGGATCCTTATTGCCATCGCTCTCATCAAAGAAGCTAGCAG GGCCGTTGGTCACGTGATGTCATCGCTGGTCTACCCTCTCTTCACCTTTGCCCTCCTGTTCCTGGTCATTGCCTACTGGGCCATCACTGCAGT CTTTTTGTCCACCTCTAACGAGCCAATCTATAAAGTGTTCAATAACACGGTGTCTTGTGAACACGCTGGAAGCACTTGCAACCCCGAG aCATTCAACAGCAGCAATGTGTCTGCTCAGTGTCCGGATGCAGAGTGCCGGTTTGTTTCCTACGGAGGAGAGACTTACTATCACAAATATCTCATCCTGTTCCAGTTTTACaaccttttcctctttttctggtGCGCCAACTTTGTGACCGCGCTGGGGCAGGTCACCCTGTCGGGGGCTTTTGCCTCTTACTACTGGGCCTACAAAAAACCTGACGACATCCCCGCCTACCCCATCTTCTCCTCACTCGGACGAGCGCTCAG GTACCACACCGGCTCCCTGGCGTTCGGCTCTCTCATCCTCGCCATCGTCCAGGTCATCAGGGTCATCCTCGAGTATCTGGATCAGAAACTTAAAG GTGCCCAAAATAAGTTTGCCAAGTTTCTGCTCAGCTGCCTGAAGTGCTGTTTCTGGTGTTTGGAGAAGTTCATCAAGTTCTTGAACAGAAACGCTTACATtatg GTGGCGATTTACGGCAAAAACTTCTGCACGTCGGCCAGGGACGCTTTCTTCCTCCTGATGAGGAATATTATCCG GGTCGCAGTCTTGGACAAAGTGACGgatttcctcctctttctgggCAAGCTGCTCATTGTCGGAATAGTGG GAAtctgttcctttttcttcttctctgggAAGATTAAAGCTTTTGCAGACACAGCTCCAACTCTCAACTATTACTGGGTTCCCATTTTG ACGGTAGTGATTGGTTCATATCTCATAGCCCACGGTTTCTTCAGTGTTTACGCCATGTGTGTGgacactctcttcctctgtttct TGGAAGATCTGGAGCGCAATGACGGCTCAGCGGAGAGGCCCTACTTCATGTCGGAAAATCTACTGCAAATCCTCGACAAGtccaaaacaaataacaaaacgGTGACCTAA